In the genome of Coriobacteriia bacterium, one region contains:
- a CDS encoding translation initiation factor IF-3, with the protein MDAINNEPRVNERIRAPRLRLIGVDGSQLGIFATEDAQRIADDQNLDLVEVAPTGDPPVARIMDYGKYKYEQDIKAKRARKHQTTVQVKEIKFRPKIDKHDYETKKRHVVRFLEAGAKVKVTIMFRGREMVHPERGLEILERLAGEVAELATIESDPKLEGRNLHMLLQPVKKEPAKEAKAEGGGSDGSSEAETVEKSAPQ; encoded by the coding sequence GTGGATGCCATAAACAACGAGCCTCGCGTGAACGAGCGGATCCGGGCGCCGCGGTTGCGTCTCATCGGCGTAGACGGGTCCCAACTCGGGATCTTCGCGACGGAGGACGCCCAGCGTATCGCCGACGACCAGAACCTGGACCTGGTGGAGGTCGCGCCCACCGGCGACCCGCCGGTGGCAAGGATCATGGACTACGGCAAGTACAAGTACGAGCAGGACATCAAGGCGAAGCGCGCGCGCAAGCACCAGACGACGGTACAGGTCAAGGAGATAAAGTTCCGCCCCAAGATCGACAAGCACGACTACGAGACGAAGAAACGCCACGTGGTGCGCTTCCTGGAGGCGGGTGCCAAGGTCAAGGTCACGATCATGTTCAGGGGCAGGGAGATGGTCCATCCCGAGCGGGGACTCGAGATCCTCGAGCGGCTCGCCGGGGAGGTCGCGGAGTTGGCCACGATCGAGAGCGACCCCAAGCTCGAAGGGCGCAACCTGCACATGCTGCTGCAGCCCGTCAAGAAGGAGCCGGCCAAGGAGGCCAAGGCCGAGGGCGGCGGAAGCGACGGGTCGTCGGAGGCCGAGACCGTCGAGAAGTCGGCACCGCAGTGA
- the rpmI gene encoding 50S ribosomal protein L35, producing the protein MPKMKTHKGSAKRFKLTGTGKIRRGNAFSSHILTKKSPKRKRGFRQDSFVAPADEPRVKRLLGR; encoded by the coding sequence ATGCCGAAGATGAAGACGCACAAGGGGTCCGCGAAGCGCTTCAAGCTGACCGGGACCGGGAAGATCAGGCGCGGCAACGCGTTCTCCAGCCACATCCTCACCAAGAAGAGCCCTAAGCGTAAGCGCGGCTTCCGCCAGGACTCGTTCGTGGCGCCGGCGGACGAGCCGCGCGTCAAGCGGCTTCTCGGACGATAG
- the rplT gene encoding 50S ribosomal protein L20: MPRVKRAVSAKKKRRTVLGRAKGYYGAKSRSYRVAKEQVQHSLQYAYRDRRNKKREIRRLWIARINAGARVNGMSYSTFMNGLKRAEVGLDRKVLSDMAVNDPASFAKLVELAKEKLTA; encoded by the coding sequence ATGCCTAGGGTCAAACGCGCGGTCAGCGCGAAGAAGAAGCGCCGGACCGTCCTGGGTCGGGCGAAGGGGTACTACGGCGCGAAGAGCCGCAGCTATCGTGTGGCCAAGGAGCAGGTCCAGCACTCGTTGCAGTACGCCTACCGCGACCGCCGCAACAAGAAGCGCGAGATCCGCCGGCTATGGATCGCGCGCATCAACGCGGGCGCCCGCGTGAACGGTATGTCGTACTCCACCTTCATGAACGGGCTGAAGAGAGCCGAGGTGGGTCTGGATCGCAAGGTGCTGTCCGACATGGCGGTCAACGACCCGGCGTCTTTCGCCAAGCTCGTCGAGCTCGCAAAGGAGAAGCTGACCGCGTAG
- a CDS encoding polyhydroxyalkanoate synthesis regulator, giving the protein MMEKREGVMDLMEQAFLFGLGVASYTREKVDKTVEDLVDRGRVSREEAREVVEKMRDRGTRERSAIRDAVREELRSLLMQADVATKEDVRRLEAAIAALRAEETEAHVLEAPEQPSGDLPPDMAP; this is encoded by the coding sequence ATGATGGAGAAGCGGGAAGGCGTCATGGACCTCATGGAGCAGGCGTTCCTGTTCGGACTCGGGGTCGCGTCCTACACGAGGGAGAAGGTCGACAAGACGGTGGAGGACCTCGTGGACCGCGGCCGCGTCAGCCGCGAGGAGGCGCGCGAGGTCGTCGAGAAGATGCGCGACCGCGGCACCCGGGAGAGGAGCGCGATCCGAGACGCGGTGCGCGAGGAGCTCAGGAGCTTGCTGATGCAGGCCGATGTCGCCACCAAGGAAGACGTCCGGCGTCTCGAGGCGGCGATCGCCGCCCTTCGCGCCGAGGAGACCGAGGCCCACGTGCTGGAGGCCCCGGAGCAGCCCTCCGGCGACCTGCCTCCCGACATGGCACCGTAG